Below is a window of Vulpes vulpes isolate BD-2025 chromosome 5, VulVul3, whole genome shotgun sequence DNA.
GGCCTGCGGGGAAGGAGAAAGCTGCCCACCCCCTGGACGGGGGCTGGTCTCCCTGCCAGAGCCTCTAGTGGCCAACCTCAGGCTGCCCAGCCCTCCTCCCACATGGGGTTGATGGGAGGGCAGCCCCCGGGGCTCGGCTCAGGAGGTGGAGATCAAGAGACCCTGCCAGGGGCCGAGCTGGTGCCTGGGAACCTGAGTGACATGGGGCTCTGATTCCCGGCTCCCCACCATCTCTCCCGCAGACCCCCATCTTCTGCGCACCATAACCCCCGAGACCCTGTGCCACGTGGGAGTGCCCTCCCGCCTAGAGCACCCACCTCCACCTCCGGCCCACCTGCCgggccccccaccacccccgcctCACTACCCCGTCCTGCAGCGGGATCTGTACATGAAGGCCGAGCCCCCGATGCCCCCCTATGCTGCCATGGGGCAGGGGCTCGTGCCCAGCGATCTCCACCATACGCAGCAGTCCCAGATGCTACACCAGCTGCTACAGCAGCATGGAGCTGAGTAAGACCAGGGCAggtgggcttgggggtggggggccagggcaGCAGTAGGCAGGACAGAGGGGGACATCAGGACAGGGGGGAACCAGGAGGACAGAAGGCCCTGACCCCAGGTGACGAATGTGCCCACCCAGCAGCCAGCTGCAGATATATAGCCACAGCCAAGTGCTCTGACTACCTGATTTGGTGAGCATGGCCTGCCCCACTGTCCAGAGAGGCAAACTGGGGTTCCCAGGGGAGGAAATGTTTGTCCTGGTCATGGAACTAGGaagggacagagccaggacttgaacctCGAGCTGTGCCCTCACCCAGACACCAGTGACTTTCCAACCTTTTTCATGGAGTCCAGGGGCTCTGGAGGAAGTTCTAGCCATGGACCCAAGCTTCCACTCAGACTCCAACCAgtagaattatcttttttaagattttatttatttatttgagagacggagagggagaagcagactccctgctgagagacagcctgatgcggggctccatcccaggaccctgagatcatgacccgaactgaagATAGACATccagctgactgagtcacccaggctcccctaaaatcatacttttatctgtttattttacaCACTGAGATGTCATGAAAGCTTTAGTTCAAGGCCAGATTCCACAGCCTCCTTCCCAAGAAACTCTCCTTCCCAGACTCGGTGGCCTGTGCCCTCTGGGGCTTGTTTGCAGCTATGGAGGCTGCTCTCCCTGGAGCCCCCACTATGAAGGGTGGCTCTGGGAATGTCCCCACAGGGAAAGGACCGACTTGTTCATTCCACAGACAGTTCTGAGCACTCTGTGCACCAGGCCCATTGCTGGGCATGATGGGGACACACAGACAAGTCAGGTTCAATAATCTGGGGGGTAGAGAGGAGtgacagaaacagagaatgaCATTACAGAGCAATGGGGGAGCACAGAGGTAAAGCCCAGGGCTTTTTGGAGGAGGTGTCCTCTGGATTGGGCATATCCTGCTGAGACAGGGtgaagaggggaggggggctcagAAAGGGCCAGCCCCCACATGGCACATGCCTGTGTcacccccaggctccccacacaCCCCTCCAAGAAGAGGAAGCACTCCGAATCACCTCCCAACACCCTCAATACCCAGATGCTGAATGGAATGATCAAACAGGAGCCCGGGACCACCACGAGCCTGCCCCCACACCCAGCTCGCGCCCCATCACCCCCCTGGCCTCCCCAGGGCCCACTGTCACCTGGCCCCAGCTCCTTGCCCCTCAGCATCGCCCGGGTCCAGACGCCACCTTGGCAcccgccaggtgccccctcacCAGGTATGTGCTTGGCCTGCTGAACCTCACAGGGAGCTGACCCTTGACGTTGGGTGTGGGGCACAGGGTTGGGAAGTGGGGCTCAGGGCCCACACAGGTGCTTGCTCCTCCCAGGTCTCCTGCAGGACAATGACAGCCTCAGCGGCTCCTACCTGGACCCCAACTATCAGTCCATCAAGTGGCAACCGCATCAGCAGAACAAGTGGGCCACGCTGTACGATGCAAACTACAAAGAGCTGTGAGTGACTCCTGCCACACCCCGCCCCTCCTGTTACCATCTCTGGGGACCCCCAGTCCTGGCATCAGGGTcccagagcagggcctgggagCACACAGGGTGCAGCATCTTCCTGGTTTAGAGAAGCACAGCAGGCTCAGGGCGGAACTAGGATTGGCACTGAGGGTTCCCAGTTTCTGGGCCAGCCCGAGGCCTCCCCAAGAAGGCAGTGTCTTTAGGGTGGGGCCAGTGGGAGTCAAGTCAGAGAGAAGTGGGTGGATGGATATTTtctggctcctcctcccccactcctgcaTTCCAGGAAGGTAGCAGGAAGTTGTGTTGgcagcagccccctccctggagggagggacaaaggggtgggggaggacaggcTGTCCGGCATTCCTAGCTCTCCCTCAGCACCCACCCATGCAGATTCACTTCCTGGGACCAGGCCAAGAGCACTCTGGGACCACTCCCCTCACTCCCGCAGAAGTCCAGTGGGGCTGAGAGTGTGGCTCACTGATTCCCTTTGGACACTGCCAGGCCTGGACAGGGTGGCCTCCTGGAGGTGGGCTCCCCAGCTGTGTGGGATTCTTAGCCAGAAGCCCTCAGGGTTGGGGGGATCCGGCCTGCTGTAAGTTGCTGAAGGATCCCTTGAGGCCCTGCCAGGCCTGGGGGGAGGAGGTCTTCGGGGATCCCACCCTTATGGCCTGGTGAGGACCCCCCTGCTCTTACTACCATATTTTCGGGGTCAGCCCTGCCATCTCAGGCCCTAAGGCCAGGAAGCTGGCAGCTGAAACCCCGGTGTGGCCTGCATACTTCCTGGGTGGGTGTTCCcctggggtgggcaggtgggtggaACCCCAGGCCTTCCTATATAGATGGTAGCCAGGCCCCAAAGCCTCTTCCCTCAAGTTTGGAGTCATTTTCTGTCCATCTTCCTGGGCATCAGGGGCACCGCTTGGCCTGGGGACCTGGGTGAGGATGGGCTAACAGTTGCCCTCTTTCCTGCCACCTAGAGGTCCCCTAAAGGAGCCATACTTGGAATACTTGCCCAGCAATAGATGGGTAAACTGAGACTGGGTCTGGGCTGCACAGagtgcccctctccccacctgggCAGATGGAGGAGTCAGAATGAGGACTCTGGGGGCTTGAGCAAGCCAGTGGACAGGGGCTGGGCCAGTGCAGAGCCGGCGCCTGGTTCCACCGTTTCCATGGCAACCAGCTGTCAGGCCAGTGAGGCTCTGCAGACACAtcccctctcaccctctctcacCCCATCTCCCATGAGGAGCGGTCTTCAGGCAGCGTTCTGGGAAGGAGCCAAGTGTGAGGAGGGGCCATCAAGCCCCCTCCTCAGGAGCTCTCTCCCATCTGGTGGGGCCTCGGGGTTCTGGCCCTGATTCTCTCATCACCAGGGTGGGCTGCTCCAAGCTACACAGAGGAGAGAATATTGGCTGAAGAGTTTGCAGCCCTGAGCTCAGATCCTTCCGGGGACTCAGTTTCCATTTCTGAGAAGCAGTGGCGGtgcggtgggggggagggggggggcagcctCATGAGTGGTTTGAGGATTGGGGATACCAAGAGAGGAAGTTGATTTGGAATGTAGGCATGTGGGAGGGACATTCCAGGCCGGGCTTTGGGGGGGCCTCCAGCGAGTACCCTCACCTGCCCCTAGGCCAATGCTCACTTACCGTGTGGACGCTGACAAGGGCTTCAACTTCTCGGTGGGCGACGACGCCTTCGTGTGCCAGAAGAAAAACCACTTCCAGGTGACAGTGTACATCGGGATGCTGGGTGAGCCCAAGTATGTCAAGACACCTGAAGGCCTCAAGCCTCTTGACTGCTTCTACCTGAAACTGCATGGAGTGAAGGCAGGTTTTGGGGCTCAgcaaggaggggagggtgggagccAGGAACGCCTGAGATTGAAAGACCTCCAGGCAAAGTGAGTGTACCTGCACCCGAACTGTCAGGCTCCTCATTCTCAGCCATGCTTCCTGATTCCTTCTCTACCTTGACCCCAAGTCTGTGCCCTCAGCTGAGACCCTGCCCTAAGCTGGCTGCTGCCTTAGTCCCCAGCCCCAGATGAACTCCCTGTCATCTTACCCCTCCCtcggggctccccactcagggagTGGGGCTCCAGGGGCCCACTTGCCCTCACGTCATCATGCACCAGGCCTGGCTGTTCCTCTAGAGCATTGCCCACCCTGGCCCCTTCCCCTGTCTTCTCCTCTCTGGCTCTCCCCAGACCAGACCATAACCCCCACCTCATCTAAATGACCGCAGCAGCATCCACTTTGGCTGCAACTCATGTTCCCCCTGAGACACTGGTGGGCATGATACTAGCCATTCTTCCAAAGCACCTGGTGCCCTCCCAGCAAAGCCTTGACTTCTAAGCTTAGGCCACAAAGGCTTTTGGGACCTAGCCCTTCACTCCAGTCCCAGACCCGTTGTGGCCATTCACACAGCCCCTGCTTTCCTGAGGCAGCTCCCTCTCTCTGGGATGCCTTGAGAATGCCCATCCCTCCTCTCCTGGGAGACGATTCCTTGACCTTCCCATTCACTCTGCTACTGGCCTGGGTCCTTAGGGACACCTGCCCTGAGGCTCCTTCCCTGTGGAACCTCTAGCCCCACCCCAGGAGTGCTTGACTTGGAGCCCTTGAGCTtcctgggggcagggccaggtgTGTTTCCTCCTGTGTGGCCTGGCACCTTGGCATGGCATGGAGAGGTTGAGGCGATGTGGGTGTGGGAGAGGGTCTGGGGGGTGTGTGGGTTTGGGTGGGAGTGGGTGTTCATGGAGGTCGGCTAGGGTTATGTGAGCGAAGGTGGAGGCATGTGGGGTGTGGACATGGGGGCCGTGTGTCTGTGGAATGCATGAGTGCGTGCACATGGAGGTGAGAGAGTGATGTGATGGTGCCCTCATGGAGGGGAGGGCCATGCCTCCGCCTCCTGGGGAGCTCtggctgggccaggcctggaCTGAGCGgctaaagggagacagaaccagGGAGGGACCCCGGCCCTGATGTATATcggcctctgcttctcccccagctgGAGGCCCTGAACCAGTCCATCAACATTGAACAGTCGCAGTCTGACCGGAGCAAGCGGCCCTTTAATCCTGTCACGTGAGTATCTGACCCTCTAGGGGGTGGTGCCTGGAAGGGCTGGGGAGCACCCACAGTatctgtgccctccctgcctcctgagtCCCCTGCCGCTCTTCTGCAGGGTCAGTCTGCCCCCTGAGCAGGTCACGAAGGTGACCGTGGGGCGCTTGCACTTCAGCGAGACCACTGCCAACAACATGCGCAAGAAGGGCAAACCCAACCCTGACCAGAGGTGAGCAGGCTGGAGCCCTGCCCTGGCGGGCCCTCTTATTtctgaggaggaggggcaggaaggcacCACCCCATGGGGCAGTGTCCCACAGACGGACCCATTTTATGCAAGAGACCTGAGACTCAGACCTAAGGCTAATGGATTTAAGGATGAGGAAGCAGAAGCCTGGCTCTGGAGGAACAGCTCAGTGGTTCCTTAGCTCTAGGCCCTGGGGAATCTCTGCCCCCTAGTGGAGACTCAGGTTCCTCCTCTGTAGGCTGAGGTGTTAATGCCCTTCGGCCCCTGGGAtgctggagctggagccagggCACTGTACATCAGACATGGGAAGGGGGACTGGCGGGCAGGGGCCAGTGGGGCAAGACCCCGGGGGGCCTCTAAACCCCTGTGCACCCCAGGTACTTCATGCTGGTGGTGGCCCTCCAGGCCCACGCACAGAACCAGAACTACACGCTGGCTGCCCAGATCTCAGAGCGCATCATCGTGAGGGTGAGGGCTCCCTCCTCCCAGGGGATCAAGAGTCGTCCCCAGCGTGGGGAGAAACAGCACGCAGGAAAAatactggggtactggggagtcgGGAGCTCAAGTGCTGACCCTGGTAGGCACTAGCTGTGTGGCTTCGGGCAAGTTTCCACCCTCAGAGCCACAGTGTCTCCTTCACAAGAGTGGAGGTGGATAAGACCTGGATAGCCTTCTGCCATCCCACGAGTGACTTGAAAGGTGCCACAATGGGAGGGACAGGTTAAGTTGGGCGTGGTGGGATGAGACTTTCTGGCTGGAGCCGGAGGGGTGGCTGCAGGGTTTCCCCTTTTCCCAGGGCACTGCACGTCCCACCTCCCGTGGGACTgacccagctccccaccccacccccccccacttGTCCTAGGCCTCCAACCCAGGCCAGTTTGAGAGTGACAGCGACGTGCTGTGGCAGCGGGCGCAGGTGCCTGACACCGTCTTCCACCATGGCCGCGTGGGCATCAACACGGACCGGCCTGATGAGGCGCTGGTGGTGCACGGCAACGTCAAGGTCATGGGCTCGCTCATGCACCCCTCGGATCTGCGGGCCAAGGAGCACGTGCAGGAGGTGGGGGCGGGCTGAGGGCGAAGGACAGGGCCGTGGGGCGGGGCGAGCCGAGTTACCCTCGGGAGGGGCCAGGGGCTGAGGTACTACGGGCCGAAGGACTTGGGGGAGGCAGGCAACTCTCGAattctccatccctccatcccgggaccctggtgTTGTAAGGACTCCGTGCCACTCTGCAGGGCCTGTGTTGTTGCCGCAGTCTTGAGCTCCAGGGCCCACTTCGGATgggccgggaggggaggggtTCAATCTGGGCCCTGGGTCCCGTTCAGGTGGACACCACGGAGCAGCTGAAGAGGATCTCGCGCATGCGGCTGGTGCACTACAGATACAAGCCGGAGTTTGCAGCCACCGCAGGCATCGAGGCCACGGCGCCAGAGACAGGTAGGGACCGGCCTGCGCGGACTGGGGCTGGGGTCTGGGAACCCAGCCACCTTGGGGCTCAGTAACCGTGCCCCCTGGAAACCCCactcccaggagcccctctccTCAACTACTGGAACATCCTACCCTCTAGAAGTCCTGCCCCTCAGCCCTTGGAAAACGGGGCCTCCTCAGGTGCCCAGTAGCTCACCTCTTGACACTGGAAGTCCTGGCATCGCGGTCTTAGGTGAAtcctgcctttatctctgcccaCTTCCCCTGGATCCTTACTCCCAGGAATCCAGCCTTATGTCAGGCTGGGGAACCCCACAACCTGAGCCCGGACTGCAACCTTCTGAACACTTGTCCATGGGAACCCCCTGCTCCGGGGCTCCTTGGATCTCAAATCTCTAGCTCCCAGAATTTCGCCCTCCTCCAGTGGCTCCCCCACAACTCCGCAGGTGTCATCGCGCAGGAAGTGCAGGAGATCCTGCCTGAAGCCGTGAAGGACACTGGAGACATGGTCTTTGCCAATGGACAAACCGTAGAGAATTTCTTGGTGGTGAACAAGGTCTGTGGTGGGGAGGGCTGAGGGAGCCGACGGGCAGGGCGGGGGCCAGCGGGAGGGCATTCATCTCCCACTCAGAGACCAGGAACCCTGAGGTGCAGGGCGCGAGGCCGCCCAGCCTCCTCTCATACTGTGCCCAGAGCCCCAGCCTCACCCTCCAGGGAAGGGGGTGAGCACTCCATGGCTAGCAGGGGCCGTGGCAACACTATGGgtgtgtgctcagcagggagagcGAGCTCATGGGGTCTGGTTTTCTTCCCCTTCAAAAGGAGGCTGAAGATAATCACTGCCAAGTCCTTCTCAGGTGGCTGTCAGCTGAAACACCACTCATTGTGGGGACCAAGTGCTGTTTTGGCTGAATAGTTGGGAGCCAAAGCCTGAGACACCACTGTCGTCAGAGAGGCTGGGAGCCTCTGAGAGCCTGTGGTGTTCTGACAGGGTGGAAAGGGCTGGCccagtggaggtgggggtgcatTTTGGAGGCAGGCACAAGGGGTGGGGGAGCCCAGgctggccagggcagggaggctTTGAGGGCCTCCACATGGCCATGGGTTATGGGGCTGCCATCCTGCCCTCCATCGCCCAGGCTCCTGGGGGCTGATGGCGCTCCTTGCCTGTGGCAGGAGCGCATCTTTATGGAGAATGTGGGTGCCGTGAAGGAGCTGTGCAAGCTGACGGACAACCTGGAGACGCGCATCGATGAGCTGGAGCGTTGGAGCCACAGGCTGGCCAAACTGCGGCGGCTGGACAGCCTCAAGTCCACCGGCAGCTCGGGCGCCTTCAGGTGGGGGCGTGGGCCAGGCAGGGCAAGACCCCCTTCCTAGAGGCTCCTCTGACCCTGGACTTCTTGCTGcagccatgcagggagccagttCAGCCGGGCGGGCAGTGTGCCCCACAAGAAGAGGCCCCCCAAGGTGGCCAGCAAGGTGAGGGCAGCATGGACGGGAGGCAGTTTGGACCGGGCCCTCCCTCTGCAGCCTCTCGGACTGCAAGAGCTCCTCTCTCTTCTCAGCTCTCTAGCTCTCTGGCCCCagttccccttcctctccctctgtgctgcacaccccccacccccatcccaacaCCCATAGGAATGAGTAGACTGTAGCACCCCCACATCCAGCAGAGCCCAAGCCCGCCAAGTGACACCACAGGCTCCCTAAGCCTGAACCttttctgcttcttccccctCGATCCTCAGTCATCCTCTGTGGTCCCAGACCAGGCCTGCATCAACCAGCGCTTCCTACAGGGAACCATTATTGCCCTGGTAGTGGTCATGGCCTTCAGGTGATTTGTCCTCTCCCCGGGCTCCAGGGGtggcctgcgggggcgggggggttggagGGAGGTGAGCGGCCCTTGCCGTTGCCCTTGCCTgcctggaggaagaggaagccGTGGCtgggagatcaagccctggcTGAGGTCTTGGGGGAGGTAGTGGCCACCCCCCTCTCTAGGGCCTGCCCCTGGGGCTGGGAAGACGCCTTTACAGGCATCATTCATTCGCAAGCCCATCCCCTGGAGCCAAGGCCTGCAGACCCTGCCCTAGAGAGCAGACTGGGACAGTGGCTGCAGCTCTAACAGTGGCCCTTTCTTGTGGCTCCCAGCGTGGTGTCCATGTCCACACTGTATGTGCTGAGCCTGCGCACCGAGGAGGACCTGGTAGAAACTGATGGGTATGTCCCTGGAGGCCTGGCTGCTGGCCAAGCTGCCAGGACAGGTGGGGCTTTGGTGGGCCACCCAGGGGCAGAGTTGCTATGGAAGCTGTTTCTTCCCATGGGGACCGCACCTCAGGCTCTCAGCCTGCTGGGGcctgcaggggtgggtggggaggtctCCCTGGAGGAGAGGCGACCAGTTCCCCGTCCCTGCCCAAACCAGTGTTTCTCTGTGGTCTACTCTGCTCCTTGAGGTAGCTGGGCCTCTGACAGTCTGGGGCATCTGAGGGGCACAGACTGGGATGGGGGTTGGAAGGTAAGGAGGACCAGGGTGGGACCCTGGGCTGTTTGCCCACTGTCACCTCAGCTCTGGGGCTACCTCTGACTgtgtcttttctctcctcccctgcacttgtctcccctcctcttcttctctgcTGCCCCTTAGCTCTTTTGCCGTGTCCACTTCCTGCCTTCTGGCCCTGCTCCGGCCCCAGCTCGCTGGGGGGAGTGAGGCCCTGTGCCCATGGTATGTGTCTGGAACAAGTCCCCTCCCTCCTACCTCTGGCTCCTGACTCTTTTCCACCATCCTTGTCCACCTCTTCCTGTCCCTCCTGTTCCTCCGGGACTCCCAGGCCTCCCTGTTGAGGCTCTTGCAGTCGCTCTGAGCTCAGCCCACCCTTCCCCAGCAGGTTAAGCCAGAGCTTTGGGACCACTCAGCTCCGACAGTCCCCTGTGACCACCGGGCTGCCAGGCACACAGCCCTCTTTGCTGCTGGGTGCGTGTAGCACTGGGTTTGGAGGGTGGGGACGGGGGAGAGGTGGCCATGTTCTAGGTGGGGGCCCAGCTGCCCAGCTCACATAGCCTCTGGCTTCCTCAGTTACCACTGGCCTGACCCGCTCAGCCCCAGGTCCGGTCGTCCCCACCTTGGACCTGTGCTCCAGCCACCCCTGCCCGGTTGTCTGCTGCTCGTTGTCTACCCCCAGCCTGACCACTGCCCCTAGTCTTGGCCCCAGCTTTAACCCTGGCCGTGGCCTCAACCCCAGTCCCAGTCCCTCCGGCAACCGCTCAGGTATGGCTACCTCGGGTCCAGGGTTTGGGTTGAGGGGGTTTTATGTGAGTCCAGAGAAAGGCCCTAAAGACTCATTAGAGGGAGTGTATCCAGAGCCCAGAATGAGGCTCTGGAGAGAGATTGGTGGGTCTCCCAGAAGGGACGAAGAGACAGATGCAGGTCACCCAGAGTCTGTGAAGTCCTAGAGAAAGCTGGACCAGAGGCAGCCGGTTCCCTCTTCTCAGCCTATCCCTCATTCTGTCCATAGGCCCCAGCCAGATGGCCCTGCTGCCAGTCACAAACATCAAAGCCAAATCCTGGAGCCTATCAGCCAATGGCATTGGCCACTCCAAGCATCCAAAGAGCTCAGAGCCTCTGGCCAGCCCTGCAGTCCCCTTCTCTGGAGGGCAGGGCAAAGCCAAGAACAGCCCCAGCCTTAGTCTCCATGGTCGGACCCGCCGAGGGGCCTCCCAGCCTGGCCTGAGCCCTGCTCAGCCAACTCAGGCCCGGGGCCAGCCAGGTActtgccctccccaccctccatcttCTCAGCCCAGCCACCTGAAGGCCTGGTGCAGGACTGCCAGTCCACAGACATTTGCTGGGTGTTACCGAGTACCACCAGTCGGGCCAGGAACCTTATGTAGATCacctcattcaatcctcacacaCATCCCCGTAGTTCAGATGGGGAAGCGGAGACAGATCATGTGGCCTGTCAGCAGCAGAACCACAGACTGACCAAGTCTGCCTGATGCCAAGGCCACAGAAAAAGCCAGGGGCCTTCCAGGCTTCAGCCAGGTGGCTCTGCTCTGGGTATTGGGCCTCCTTATCAGCTTTCATTTGATGGGTTTTgtggcttaaagaaaaaaaaaaaaaaaaaaggtttagaaaCTGTGACTTGCTAAGATTGAAGTTCAGAGTGATGGCGAAACCCCACAGGTTAGCTGCTCACCAGCCAGCCTTTTCTGTTCCGTGGCTGACTCCCTACAGGGTACTGGGGTGATGAAGACAGGTATGCCCTGACCCCGGATTTCATGCTCAGAGACATGAAAACAGTCATGTAGTAGAGTGACGGGGCTCTGAGGGGACATGtagggctggggggcgggggcacttCATCCAGGCTGAGGTGGGGAGGTGATCAGGGAAGGtctccctggaggaggtgacattggaGCTGAGTCCCTGAAGGACCACAGGAGTTTGCCTGGAAGGGAAATGAGATGGGTACCTTCTGGTATCTGTTCATGAACCTGCAGGCATGCTGGGTCCTGCAGGGGTCCTTGGGTACCTGGGTTAGTCCTCATAGAGCTGAAAACATACCAGGTCTAGCAGATGTTTGGTGACCCCAGCTTCCCCTTCCTAGTGGGATGGTCAGGCAGCAGCCAGATGACCAAGAAAGCCTGTCTCCCCCACCCATCATGTCGCACTTCAGTCCTACCAGTTGGTGCGGGGGTTCATCCACATAGGCCACAGCCTTCACAAGTAGTGTGCTGGTAGGTGTTTAACAGTTGGCTCTTCGGAAAAAAAGCCCTGATTGGTGGCGAATATTCCTACTATGGCTGACTTCAAGCAACCAGCTTGATGCCACTGAACTGAATGTAGAAA
It encodes the following:
- the MYRF gene encoding myelin regulatory factor isoform X17, which encodes MSGAPKPFLGASGPPIKVEPKAPYAPGTLPDSPPDSGSEAYSPQQVNDPHLLRTITPETLCHVGVPSRLEHPPPPPAHLPGPPPPPPHYPVLQRDLYMKAEPPMPPYAAMGQGLVPSDLHHTQQSQMLHQLLQQHGAELPTHPSKKRKHSESPPNTLNTQMLNGMIKQEPGTTTSLPPHPARAPSPPWPPQGPLSPGPSSLPLSIARVQTPPWHPPGAPSPGLLQDNDSLSGSYLDPNYQSIKWQPHQQNKWATLYDANYKELPMLTYRVDADKGFNFSVGDDAFVCQKKNHFQVTVYIGMLGEPKYVKTPEGLKPLDCFYLKLHGVKLEALNQSINIEQSQSDRSKRPFNPVTVSLPPEQVTKVTVGRLHFSETTANNMRKKGKPNPDQRYFMLVVALQAHAQNQNYTLAAQISERIIVRASNPGQFESDSDVLWQRAQVPDTVFHHGRVGINTDRPDEALVVHGNVKVMGSLMHPSDLRAKEHVQEVDTTEQLKRISRMRLVHYRYKPEFAATAGIEATAPETGVIAQEVQEILPEAVKDTGDMVFANGQTVENFLVVNKERIFMENVGAVKELCKLTDNLETRIDELERWSHRLAKLRRLDSLKSTGSSGAFSHAGSQFSRAGSVPHKKRPPKVASKSSSVVPDQACINQRFLQGTIIALVVVMAFSVVSMSTLYVLSLRTEEDLVETDGSFAVSTSCLLALLRPQLAGGSEALCPCRLSQSFGTTQLRQSPVTTGLPGTQPSLLLAPGPVVPTLDLCSSHPCPVVCCSLSTPSLTTAPSLGPSFNPGRGLNPSPSPSGNRSGPSQMALLPVTNIKAKSWSLSANGIGHSKHPKSSEPLASPAVPFSGGQGKAKNSPSLSLHGRTRRGASQPGLSPAQPTQARGQPDPVPSLTSIQVLETLMPITSQYCAPGDACRPGNFTYHIPVSSSTPLHLSLTLQMNSSFPVSVVLCSLTSKEEPCEEGGFPQSLHTYQDTQGTSHQWPITILSFREFTYHFRVALLSHLPLPSPTRIRPTAVQRPLSGQPQTTTSISTGCVTELPSPRWQHSGAWSPGRPFHTGCSGVILEPATRQLSAVHWHSLGD
- the MYRF gene encoding myelin regulatory factor isoform X5, producing the protein MEVVDETEALQRFFEGHDINGALEPSNIDTSILEEYISKEDASDLCFPDISAPASAASYPHGPPAIPGSSGGHHLSPPGGGPSPGRHGSLPAPSYSTPLNCNNNAMSGAPKPFLGASGPPIKVEPKAPYAPGTLPDSPPDSGSEAYSPQQVNDPHLLRTITPETLCHVGVPSRLEHPPPPPAHLPGPPPPPPHYPVLQRDLYMKAEPPMPPYAAMGQGLVPSDLHHTQQSQMLHQLLQQHGAELPTHPSKKRKHSESPPNTLNTQMLNGMIKQEPGTTTSLPPHPARAPSPPWPPQGPLSPGPSSLPLSIARVQTPPWHPPGAPSPGLLQDNDSLSGSYLDPNYQSIKWQPHQQNKWATLYDANYKELPMLTYRVDADKGFNFSVGDDAFVCQKKNHFQVTVYIGMLGEPKYVKTPEGLKPLDCFYLKLHGVKLEALNQSINIEQSQSDRSKRPFNPVTVSLPPEQVTKVTVGRLHFSETTANNMRKKGKPNPDQRYFMLVVALQAHAQNQNYTLAAQISERIIVRASNPGQFESDSDVLWQRAQVPDTVFHHGRVGINTDRPDEALVVHGNVKVMGSLMHPSDLRAKEHVQEVDTTEQLKRISRMRLVHYRYKPEFAATAGIEATAPETGVIAQEVQEILPEAVKDTGDMVFANGQTVENFLVVNKERIFMENVGAVKELCKLTDNLETRIDELERWSHRLAKLRRLDSLKSTGSSGAFSHAGSQFSRAGSVPHKKRPPKVASKSSSVVPDQACINQRFLQGTIIALVVVMAFSVVSMSTLYVLSLRTEEDLVETDGRLSQSFGTTQLRQSPVTTGLPGTQPSLLLVTTGLTRSAPGPVVPTLDLCSSHPCPVVCCSLSTPSLTTAPSLGPSFNPGRGLNPSPSPSGNRSGPSQMALLPVTNIKAKSWSLSANGIGHSKHPKSSEPLASPAVPFSGGQGKAKNSPSLSLHGRTRRGASQPGLSPAQPTQARGQPDPVPSLTSIQVLETLMPITSQYCAPGDACRPGNFTYHIPVSSSTPLHLSLTLQMNSSFPVSVVLCSLTSKEEPCEEGGFPQSLHTYQDTQGTSHQWPITILSFREFTYHFRVALLSHLPLPSPTRIRPTAVQRPLSGQPQTTTSISTGCVTELPSPRWQHSGAWSPGRPFHTGCSGVILEPATRQLSAVHWHSLGD
- the MYRF gene encoding myelin regulatory factor isoform X37, which translates into the protein MDAPFGDPHLLRTITPETLCHVGVPSRLEHPPPPPAHLPGPPPPPPHYPVLQRDLYMKAEPPMPPYAAMGQGLVPSDLHHTQQSQMLHQLLQQHGAELPTHPSKKRKHSESPPNTLNTQMLNGMIKQEPGTTTSLPPHPARAPSPPWPPQGPLSPGPSSLPLSIARVQTPPWHPPGAPSPGLLQDNDSLSGSYLDPNYQSIKWQPHQQNKWATLYDANYKELPMLTYRVDADKGFNFSVGDDAFVCQKKNHFQVTVYIGMLGEPKYVKTPEGLKPLDCFYLKLHGVKLEALNQSINIEQSQSDRSKRPFNPVTVSLPPEQVTKVTVGRLHFSETTANNMRKKGKPNPDQRYFMLVVALQAHAQNQNYTLAAQISERIIVRASNPGQFESDSDVLWQRAQVPDTVFHHGRVGINTDRPDEALVVHGNVKVMGSLMHPSDLRAKEHVQEVDTTEQLKRISRMRLVHYRYKPEFAATAGIEATAPETGVIAQEVQEILPEAVKDTGDMVFANGQTVENFLVVNKERIFMENVGAVKELCKLTDNLETRIDELERWSHRLAKLRRLDSLKSTGSSGAFSHAGSQFSRAGSVPHKKRPPKVASKSSSVVPDQACINQRFLQGTIIALVVVMAFSVVSMSTLYVLSLRTEEDLVETDGSFAVSTSCLLALLRPQLAGGSEALCPWLSQSFGTTQLRQSPVTTGLPGTQPSLLLVTTGLTRSAPGPVVPTLDLCSSHPCPVVCCSLSTPSLTTAPSLGPSFNPGRGLNPSPSPSGNRSGPSQMALLPVTNIKAKSWSLSANGIGHSKHPKSSEPLASPAVPFSGGQGKAKNSPSLSLHGRTRRGASQPGLSPAQPTQARGQPDPVPSLTSIQVLETLMPITSQYCAPGDACRPGNFTYHIPVSSSTPLHLSLTLQMNSSFPVSVVLCSLTSKEEPCEEGGFPQSLHTYQDTQGTSHQWPITILSFREFTYHFRVALLDQANCSAEAPIRPATDYYFHFYRLCD